Proteins encoded together in one Bradyrhizobium sp. PSBB068 window:
- a CDS encoding S8 family serine peptidase, with protein MTANGRTRSTNRATVAAAALLLVCVAGSAYAQSFMRSPIGGGVSAGPRINPGIGRPGGSAAGGPPLSADRGPPASWTDEGPRSGMRPPDARYAPRLSSGCDNADRGQCADRPVASNGSGKGAARKGRAGGGGIRAQDVAGTRTVPNELVAEIDGILTEAQADALARRHGLRRIASQNIPLLGATIGLFRIAGNRSADAVSREFANDGSVRSVQPNYRYALQDQRAASGGNDPAQYAQAKLHLPEAHRLARGMNVTIAVIDSGIDAAHPELANTVADTFDALGSKDGPHAHGTAIAGAIAARVRLTGSAPEVRILAIRAFGVVGGGAESTSYVILRSLDYAVAHGAQIVNMSFAGPKDALVGRAVAAAAAKDVMLVAAAGNAGPTSPPLYPAAYPDVIAVSGIDAGDRLMAASNRGSHIALAAPGADILVPVPDGKYQLMSGTSFSAAFVSGIAALVLERGPALKPAEVRRILTGTARDLGAPGRDDLFGAGEADALAAVMAAANAPVAAATDKLPQPAPTPDGNNTSVSRALNEAAPSIASEFSAANRGAAR; from the coding sequence ATGACCGCCAACGGCCGGACCCGATCAACGAACCGAGCGACCGTCGCGGCCGCGGCGTTGCTGCTGGTCTGTGTTGCCGGTTCGGCCTACGCCCAAAGTTTCATGCGATCACCGATCGGCGGCGGGGTCTCGGCTGGGCCGCGGATCAATCCGGGCATCGGCAGGCCCGGTGGCAGCGCCGCCGGCGGGCCGCCGCTCTCGGCGGACCGTGGCCCGCCTGCGTCCTGGACCGACGAGGGCCCACGATCGGGAATGCGACCGCCCGATGCACGCTACGCACCCCGCCTCTCCTCCGGCTGCGACAATGCTGACCGCGGCCAATGCGCCGACCGGCCGGTTGCCAGCAACGGCAGCGGCAAGGGCGCCGCGAGGAAGGGCAGGGCCGGCGGTGGCGGCATCCGCGCACAGGACGTGGCGGGCACGCGAACCGTGCCGAACGAACTCGTGGCGGAAATCGACGGCATCCTGACCGAGGCCCAAGCCGACGCGCTGGCGCGCCGCCACGGCCTGAGACGGATCGCCTCGCAGAACATCCCGCTGCTGGGGGCGACCATCGGCCTGTTCCGCATCGCCGGCAATCGCTCGGCCGATGCCGTGAGCCGCGAATTCGCAAACGATGGCAGCGTCCGCTCGGTGCAGCCGAACTACCGGTACGCGCTGCAGGACCAGCGCGCGGCATCAGGCGGCAATGATCCGGCGCAATATGCGCAGGCGAAGCTGCATCTGCCCGAGGCGCACAGGCTGGCGCGCGGGATGAATGTGACTATTGCCGTCATCGACTCCGGCATCGACGCAGCCCATCCGGAATTGGCCAACACCGTCGCGGATACATTTGATGCGCTCGGCAGCAAGGATGGCCCACATGCCCACGGCACCGCCATCGCCGGCGCAATTGCCGCGCGGGTCAGGCTGACGGGAAGCGCGCCGGAAGTGCGGATCCTGGCGATCCGCGCCTTTGGCGTGGTTGGCGGCGGCGCCGAGAGCACCTCCTATGTGATCCTCAGGAGCCTCGACTACGCGGTGGCGCATGGCGCGCAGATCGTGAACATGAGCTTTGCCGGGCCGAAAGACGCACTTGTCGGGCGCGCGGTGGCCGCCGCTGCGGCGAAGGACGTCATGCTGGTCGCCGCGGCCGGCAATGCCGGCCCGACATCGCCGCCGCTGTATCCGGCCGCTTATCCCGACGTGATCGCGGTGAGCGGTATCGATGCCGGCGACCGACTGATGGCGGCGTCGAACCGCGGCAGCCATATCGCGCTGGCGGCGCCGGGCGCGGACATCCTCGTGCCGGTGCCGGACGGCAAATATCAGCTGATGTCGGGCACTTCCTTTTCGGCCGCGTTCGTCAGCGGCATCGCGGCGCTGGTGCTGGAGCGTGGTCCGGCATTGAAGCCCGCCGAGGTGCGACGGATCCTGACCGGCACGGCCCGCGATCTCGGGGCGCCTGGACGCGACGATCTGTTCGGGGCCGGGGAGGCCGACGCGCTCGCCGCGGTGATGGCCGCGGCCAATGCTCCGGTTGCAGCGGCCACGGACAAACTGCCGCAGCCCGCGCCGACGCCGGACGGCAATAACACTTCCGTGAGCCGCGCGTTGAATGAAGCCGCGCCCTCGATCGCATCGGAGTTTTCCGCTGCAAATCGCGGCGCCGCACGGTGA
- a CDS encoding TIGR03809 family protein: protein MTHRTDVARGQEIVARWCNLAEQRLEHLTELFETGRWRRYHSEQAFLENIREARAAVDIWRELLTREASLDNSPIDLSWLGRGKSKLPPPDLSPMPQRRAEAATLAQAAMTAVAAALETAAEVLEQPPVVADAPSLEMPPPVMPPPVLDLDTIQRRYPLLRNAL, encoded by the coding sequence ATGACACATCGGACCGACGTGGCCAGAGGCCAGGAGATCGTTGCACGCTGGTGCAACCTCGCCGAGCAAAGGCTGGAACACCTTACCGAACTTTTCGAGACCGGACGTTGGCGCCGCTATCACAGCGAGCAGGCCTTCCTCGAGAACATCAGGGAAGCCCGGGCCGCGGTCGATATCTGGCGGGAATTGCTGACCCGCGAAGCCTCGCTCGACAATTCGCCAATCGACCTGTCCTGGCTCGGCCGTGGCAAGTCGAAGCTGCCGCCGCCCGATCTCTCGCCGATGCCTCAGCGCCGCGCGGAAGCCGCGACCTTGGCGCAGGCCGCGATGACCGCAGTCGCGGCCGCGCTGGAAACCGCCGCCGAGGTGCTCGAGCAGCCGCCCGTTGTCGCCGACGCGCCGTCGCTGGAGATGCCCCCTCCGGTGATGCCGCCGCCGGTGCTTGATCTCGACACCATCCAGCGACGCTACCCGCTGCTGCGCAACGCGCTGTAG
- a CDS encoding TIGR03808 family TAT-translocated repetitive protein: MDVNRRHLIGASAAGVAGALALSPDAAPAAQSTGSLGRDVTHYGVRPGSPEDQTRNLQRAIDDAARAQVPLAFPPGVYRTGLLRLAPGSQLIGVRGASRLVFNGGASLLEAEGAGGIVLMGLSFDGGNVPLPTRRGLVHCLAGRDIRITDCQFMASGGSGIWFEQMSGDVSNNVFTGIASTALVSFDALGLMVARNTIKGTNDNGIEILRSAIGDDGSIVADNRIEDIKAGPGGSGQYGNAINAFRAGNVIVRGNRISNCDFSAVRGNSASNIHITDNSVSNVREVALYSEFSFEAAVIANNTVDGAAIGVSVCNFNEGGRIAVVQGNIIRNLLPKRPVGTDPNDGAGIGIYVEADSTVTGNVIENAPTFGIVAGWGKYLRDVAISGNVVRKAFVGIGVSVVPGAGSALINNNMISETPGGAVVGLDHARPVTSDLSAGGAQQYAQLVVGANAVRR, encoded by the coding sequence ATGGACGTCAACCGCCGTCATCTGATCGGAGCATCCGCCGCCGGCGTCGCCGGCGCGCTTGCGTTGTCGCCGGACGCTGCGCCTGCCGCGCAATCCACAGGCTCGCTCGGCCGCGACGTCACGCACTACGGCGTTCGCCCCGGCAGCCCCGAGGACCAGACCCGCAACCTGCAGCGCGCGATCGATGACGCCGCGCGCGCGCAGGTGCCGCTCGCGTTCCCGCCCGGGGTCTACCGCACCGGGCTGTTGCGACTGGCGCCCGGCAGCCAGTTGATCGGCGTGCGCGGCGCCAGCCGGCTGGTGTTCAACGGCGGTGCCTCGCTGCTGGAGGCCGAAGGCGCCGGCGGCATCGTCCTGATGGGCCTGTCCTTCGACGGCGGCAACGTCCCGCTGCCGACGCGGCGCGGCCTCGTGCATTGCCTGGCCGGCCGCGACATCCGCATCACTGATTGCCAGTTCATGGCCAGCGGCGGCAGCGGCATCTGGTTCGAGCAGATGTCGGGCGACGTCAGCAACAATGTCTTCACCGGCATCGCGTCGACTGCACTGGTGTCGTTCGACGCGCTCGGCCTGATGGTCGCGCGCAACACCATCAAGGGCACCAACGACAACGGCATCGAGATCCTGCGCAGCGCGATCGGCGACGACGGCTCGATCGTCGCCGACAACCGCATCGAGGACATCAAGGCCGGCCCCGGCGGCTCCGGACAGTACGGCAATGCCATCAACGCCTTCCGCGCCGGCAATGTGATCGTGCGCGGCAACCGCATCAGCAATTGCGACTTCTCGGCGGTGCGCGGCAATTCGGCCTCCAACATCCACATCACGGACAACAGCGTCAGCAATGTGCGCGAGGTCGCGCTCTATTCGGAGTTCTCGTTCGAGGCCGCTGTCATCGCCAACAACACGGTCGACGGCGCCGCGATCGGCGTCTCCGTATGCAATTTCAACGAGGGCGGGCGCATCGCGGTGGTCCAGGGCAACATCATCCGCAATTTGTTGCCGAAGCGCCCTGTCGGCACCGACCCGAACGACGGCGCCGGCATCGGCATCTATGTCGAGGCGGACAGCACCGTCACCGGCAATGTGATCGAGAACGCGCCGACTTTCGGCATCGTCGCCGGCTGGGGCAAGTACCTGCGCGACGTCGCGATATCGGGCAATGTCGTGCGCAAGGCTTTCGTCGGGATCGGCGTCTCGGTGGTGCCGGGCGCAGGCTCCGCGCTGATCAACAACAACATGATCTCGGAAACCCCGGGCGGCGCAGTGGTCGGGCTCGACCATGCCCGCCCCGTTACCTCAGACCTGTCGGCTGGCGGCGCCCAGCAATATGCGCAGCTCGTGGTCGGCGCCAACGCGGTGCGGCGCTAG
- a CDS encoding thiamine pyrophosphate-binding protein: MRGRRVLMESFVSHGVRHIFGNPGTTETPLLDSLPAFPQLEYIMALHEGVAVSAASFYAQAARRVTVANLHVAPGLGNGIGSLYGALKAGSPVVVTAGQQDTRMRLKNPLLGHDLVAMAAPVTKWSVQIERADEIAPIMRRAFKVATDAPQGPVFVSLPIDVLEQETVVDASTPDNLWRSTRPDPAGIDALVALLLKSKNPAIVAGDDVARSGGEEALVALAEAIGATVWFEGLRHHAPFPTSHPSYRQSVPGDARQVRKALGDTDLVLLIGGPFFEDIWFAPGGHIPDGAALLQIEASAERLALNNRLDAGIVGDIAVSLGALTDALRAKAGAAFRDAAQGRNAMLAELQRKEKDAYRARVEKGWDREPSSMPRVTAELRRGLPDDVVIVDESITASLDLARAFDYRGFGDYFGGRGVGIGQGLAGAIGVKVAMPDRPVVAISGDGSAMYAIQALWTAAHHKLAIVFVVLANREYRILKHNVDVWRQNFEASTQHPYQNMDITGPALDFVHLAAGMGVEAVRVEKADEIAAAVAKAVATRRPYLVEIAIEGKR, encoded by the coding sequence ATGCGCGGGCGTCGTGTACTGATGGAATCGTTCGTGTCGCATGGCGTGCGTCATATCTTCGGCAATCCCGGCACCACGGAAACACCGCTGCTCGACAGCCTGCCGGCATTTCCGCAACTCGAATACATCATGGCGCTGCATGAAGGCGTCGCCGTCAGCGCCGCCAGTTTCTACGCGCAGGCGGCGAGGCGCGTCACCGTTGCCAATTTGCACGTCGCTCCCGGCCTTGGCAACGGCATCGGCTCGCTCTACGGCGCGTTGAAGGCAGGTTCGCCCGTGGTGGTGACAGCGGGCCAGCAGGACACGCGGATGCGGCTCAAGAACCCGCTGCTCGGCCACGATCTCGTGGCAATGGCGGCACCGGTGACCAAGTGGAGCGTGCAGATCGAGCGCGCCGACGAGATCGCACCGATCATGCGGCGCGCGTTCAAGGTCGCGACCGACGCGCCGCAGGGGCCGGTATTCGTGTCGCTGCCGATCGACGTCCTGGAACAGGAAACCGTGGTCGACGCCTCGACGCCGGACAATCTATGGCGATCGACGCGTCCTGATCCGGCAGGCATCGATGCGCTGGTCGCGCTGCTGCTGAAGTCGAAAAATCCGGCCATCGTCGCCGGGGACGACGTGGCGCGATCCGGCGGCGAAGAGGCGTTGGTGGCGCTGGCGGAGGCGATCGGCGCCACTGTCTGGTTCGAAGGGCTGCGCCATCACGCGCCGTTCCCGACCAGCCATCCGAGCTACCGTCAGTCGGTCCCGGGCGATGCCCGCCAGGTGCGGAAGGCGCTCGGCGATACCGATCTCGTGCTGCTGATCGGCGGTCCGTTCTTCGAGGACATCTGGTTTGCGCCGGGCGGCCACATTCCCGACGGCGCGGCCTTGCTGCAGATCGAGGCGTCGGCCGAGCGGCTCGCGCTCAACAACCGGCTCGATGCCGGCATCGTCGGTGACATCGCCGTCAGCCTCGGCGCGTTGACGGACGCGTTGCGCGCAAAGGCTGGCGCGGCGTTCAGGGATGCCGCGCAAGGCCGCAATGCCATGCTGGCCGAATTGCAGCGGAAAGAGAAAGACGCCTATCGCGCCCGCGTCGAGAAAGGCTGGGACCGCGAGCCGAGCTCGATGCCGCGCGTCACCGCGGAACTCCGTCGCGGACTTCCGGATGATGTCGTGATCGTCGATGAAAGCATCACGGCCAGTCTCGATCTCGCGCGGGCCTTCGACTATCGCGGCTTCGGCGATTATTTCGGCGGCCGCGGCGTCGGCATCGGGCAGGGCCTCGCCGGCGCGATCGGCGTCAAGGTCGCGATGCCGGACCGTCCGGTTGTCGCCATCTCCGGCGACGGCTCGGCGATGTACGCGATCCAGGCACTGTGGACGGCCGCGCACCACAAGCTTGCGATCGTGTTCGTGGTGCTCGCGAACCGCGAGTACCGCATTCTCAAGCACAATGTGGACGTCTGGCGTCAGAATTTCGAAGCCAGCACCCAGCATCCCTATCAGAACATGGATATCACCGGTCCGGCGCTCGACTTCGTGCATCTTGCCGCCGGGATGGGCGTCGAGGCCGTCAGGGTCGAGAAGGCCGACGAGATCGCCGCCGCAGTTGCCAAGGCTGTCGCGACCCGGCGGCCGTACCTCGTCGAGATCGCAATCGAGGGAAAGCGCTAG
- a CDS encoding glucose 1-dehydrogenase, with protein MTGMLDGKAALVTGGGSGIGRATAIAMAREGARVAVSDLSKEGIDETVALINAAGGQSIAIQGDVTDEADVANMVARTVSAFGRIDCAFNNAGVAGRSVGPPGQRIHELTQPSVAKMFSVNLMGVFLCLKYEIAQMLKQGDGGAIVNTASIAGLVGLATSAHYVATKHGVVGLTKSAAIEYAQDGIRVNCVNPGYIKTPMTRETMDERYDEIIAKVPVRRLGVPEEIAEAVVWMCSDKASFMTGASHVIDGGYSAA; from the coding sequence ATGACAGGCATGCTGGACGGCAAGGCCGCGTTGGTCACGGGTGGTGGGTCTGGCATCGGCCGGGCAACGGCGATTGCGATGGCGCGCGAAGGCGCGCGCGTGGCGGTGTCCGATCTCTCTAAGGAGGGCATCGACGAGACGGTCGCGCTGATCAACGCCGCCGGCGGCCAGTCGATCGCGATCCAGGGCGACGTGACCGACGAGGCCGATGTCGCGAACATGGTGGCGCGCACGGTGTCGGCGTTCGGGCGCATCGACTGCGCGTTCAACAATGCCGGCGTTGCCGGGCGCTCGGTCGGCCCGCCCGGCCAGCGCATCCATGAGCTCACGCAGCCCTCGGTGGCGAAGATGTTTTCGGTGAATCTGATGGGCGTGTTCCTGTGCCTGAAATACGAGATCGCGCAGATGCTGAAGCAGGGTGACGGCGGCGCGATCGTCAACACGGCCTCGATCGCCGGGCTGGTCGGCCTCGCCACCTCGGCCCACTATGTCGCGACCAAGCACGGCGTCGTCGGGCTGACCAAGTCTGCGGCGATCGAGTACGCCCAGGACGGTATTCGCGTGAACTGCGTCAATCCCGGATACATCAAAACGCCCATGACCAGGGAGACGATGGACGAACGCTACGACGAGATCATCGCCAAGGTCCCCGTGCGTCGCCTGGGCGTGCCCGAGGAAATCGCCGAAGCGGTCGTCTGGATGTGCTCGGACAAGGCCTCTTTCATGACCGGCGCATCGCATGTGATCGACGGCGGCTACAGCGCTGCCTGA
- a CDS encoding pyroglutamyl-peptidase I has translation MSGKPRILLTGFGPFPGAPFNPTMPLVKRLTALRRPAFDDIALTSHIFDVTYAAVDRELPELIATRRPQALLMFGLAGRTAHLRIESRARNAVTTRFPDAGRQHARTGSIAGGADAMMFGPHSERLLRAALATGIDARLSRDAGSYLCNYLSWRAIEAVNGSNDLRLAQFIHVPPLAHDGTAATGRSSITLEQLVDAGEAMLLELVKLTRQATRVSDADRTARAYQAAL, from the coding sequence TTGAGCGGCAAGCCGCGCATCCTGCTCACGGGCTTCGGCCCGTTCCCGGGCGCGCCATTCAATCCGACCATGCCGCTGGTGAAGCGGCTGACCGCCCTGCGCCGCCCCGCCTTCGACGACATTGCGCTGACCAGCCATATCTTCGATGTCACCTACGCGGCCGTCGATCGAGAATTGCCGGAGCTGATCGCAACGCGTCGCCCGCAGGCGCTGTTGATGTTCGGCCTCGCCGGCCGCACCGCGCATCTACGGATCGAAAGCCGCGCCCGCAACGCGGTGACCACACGCTTTCCCGATGCCGGCCGCCAGCATGCACGCACGGGATCGATCGCTGGCGGCGCCGACGCGATGATGTTCGGGCCGCACAGCGAAAGACTGCTGCGCGCGGCGCTGGCCACAGGCATCGATGCGCGGCTGTCGCGCGATGCCGGCAGCTATCTCTGCAACTATCTGAGCTGGCGCGCGATCGAGGCCGTGAACGGCAGCAACGACCTCCGCCTCGCGCAATTCATCCACGTTCCGCCGCTGGCCCATGATGGCACGGCGGCGACCGGAAGGTCATCCATCACGCTGGAGCAGCTGGTCGATGCCGGCGAGGCCATGCTGCTGGAGCTGGTGAAACTGACCCGGCAGGCCACGCGCGTGAGCGATGCGGATCGGACTGCTCGCGCGTATCAGGCAGCGCTGTAG
- the meaB gene encoding methylmalonyl Co-A mutase-associated GTPase MeaB, translating to MIASKPASPDIAALAKDLRAGHRAALARAITLVESRRGDHQASARELVQALLPDTGKAVRVGITGSPGVGKSTTIDALGMFLIERGHKVAVLAVDPSSARTGGSILGDKTRMARLAVSDQAFIRPSPSSGTLGGVAAKTREAMLLCEAAGFDVVLVETVGIGQSETAVCDMTDFFLALMLPGAGDELQGIKKGLVELADMIAINKADGDNLKRANLAAADYRSALHILAPRSEHWHPPVETYSALTGAGLDRLWQKILDHRTAMNASGEFAARRREQQVKWMWSMLESRMMARLRSDAAIRAKVKKMEAEVAAGRISPAVAAEQIAEMLH from the coding sequence ATGATCGCCTCGAAGCCCGCCTCTCCCGACATCGCCGCCCTCGCCAAGGACCTCCGCGCCGGCCACCGCGCCGCGCTGGCGCGGGCGATCACGCTGGTGGAGAGCCGGCGCGGCGATCACCAGGCCTCCGCGCGCGAGCTGGTGCAGGCGCTGCTGCCCGACACCGGCAAGGCGGTGCGGGTCGGCATCACCGGCTCGCCCGGGGTTGGCAAGTCCACCACCATCGATGCGCTCGGCATGTTCCTGATCGAGCGCGGCCACAAGGTTGCGGTGCTGGCGGTCGATCCCTCCTCGGCGCGCACCGGCGGCTCGATCCTCGGCGACAAGACCCGGATGGCGCGGCTTGCCGTCTCCGATCAGGCTTTTATCCGGCCCTCGCCGTCCTCGGGTACGCTCGGCGGCGTCGCGGCGAAGACCCGCGAGGCGATGCTGCTCTGCGAGGCCGCCGGCTTCGACGTCGTGCTGGTCGAGACCGTCGGCATCGGCCAGTCCGAGACCGCTGTCTGCGACATGACCGACTTCTTTTTGGCGCTGATGCTGCCGGGAGCCGGCGACGAGTTGCAGGGCATCAAGAAGGGCCTCGTCGAGCTCGCCGACATGATCGCGATCAACAAGGCCGATGGCGACAACCTCAAGCGCGCCAACCTCGCCGCCGCCGACTATCGCAGCGCGCTGCATATCCTCGCGCCGCGCTCCGAGCACTGGCATCCGCCGGTCGAGACCTATTCCGCGCTGACCGGCGCCGGGCTCGACAGGCTCTGGCAGAAGATCCTCGATCACCGCACCGCGATGAACGCCTCGGGCGAGTTCGCGGCCCGCCGCAGGGAGCAGCAGGTGAAATGGATGTGGTCGATGCTGGAGAGCCGGATGATGGCGCGGCTACGCTCGGACGCCGCGATCCGCGCCAAGGTGAAGAAGATGGAGGCCGAGGTCGCCGCCGGCCGCATCTCGCCCGCGGTCGCCGCCGAACAGATCGCGGAGATGCTGCATTGA
- a CDS encoding SRPBCC family protein, giving the protein MSQAYYSAVLDHPLDTVWSLIRDFNNYPAYIEGVSESVIEDDKRGDEVGAVRRFCYLGLWVRQRLAGHSDTQHSLTYASIEPLPFLAEVSSDAPQPTHYEGTMHLLPVVEGNRTFIEWSVKLDTAPGDADRWQVQFQDWIPDWTNSLVRALARHQAEAR; this is encoded by the coding sequence ATGAGCCAAGCCTACTACAGCGCCGTCCTTGATCATCCGCTCGATACCGTGTGGTCGTTGATCCGCGACTTCAACAATTATCCCGCCTATATCGAGGGCGTCAGCGAAAGCGTGATCGAGGACGACAAACGCGGCGACGAGGTCGGCGCGGTCAGGCGCTTCTGTTATCTCGGGCTCTGGGTCAGGCAACGCCTTGCCGGTCACTCGGACACGCAGCATTCGCTAACCTATGCCAGCATCGAGCCGCTGCCATTTTTGGCGGAGGTTAGTTCGGACGCGCCGCAGCCGACCCACTACGAGGGCACGATGCATCTGCTGCCGGTCGTTGAGGGCAACCGCACCTTCATCGAATGGTCGGTCAAGCTCGACACCGCGCCTGGTGACGCGGATCGCTGGCAGGTTCAGTTCCAGGACTGGATTCCGGATTGGACCAATTCATTGGTGAGGGCGCTGGCGCGCCATCAGGCCGAAGCGCGTTGA
- a CDS encoding DUF3298 domain-containing protein — MRAARLMTPVRIIGLAGLLACLCLTARAADPKPDATIKNPSIEASVYLDDKIKADGALAADCLAEGRKWIDKNAAEAATDRKQEPELFKERGGYSFERKYSVRSVVDGRYVSVLRDDYVNTLGAHPNSDVNTILWDTTEKKRISIRPFFTETADNGPTLTAMRKAIVAALNAEKKRRGTGETATAEWYKELKPTLLKIGAVTLAPSTEAGKSSGLTFHYPPYAVGPYAEGQYVIFVPWEALKPYLTPEGTRIFTGARPKGDADEPQ, encoded by the coding sequence ATGCGCGCCGCTCGCTTGATGACGCCTGTCCGCATCATTGGTCTTGCCGGCCTGCTGGCTTGCCTCTGCCTTACGGCGCGTGCCGCCGATCCGAAGCCCGACGCCACGATCAAGAATCCGAGCATCGAGGCCAGCGTCTATCTCGACGACAAGATCAAGGCCGATGGCGCGCTGGCGGCCGATTGCCTCGCCGAGGGCAGGAAGTGGATCGACAAGAACGCCGCGGAGGCGGCGACCGATCGCAAGCAGGAGCCCGAGCTGTTCAAGGAGCGCGGCGGCTATTCATTCGAGCGCAAATATTCGGTGCGCTCGGTCGTCGACGGCCGCTATGTCAGCGTGCTGCGCGACGACTACGTGAACACGCTGGGCGCGCATCCGAACTCCGACGTCAACACCATCCTGTGGGATACAACGGAGAAGAAGCGCATCAGCATCCGTCCCTTCTTCACCGAGACCGCGGACAACGGCCCGACCCTGACGGCGATGCGCAAGGCCATCGTCGCTGCGCTGAACGCCGAGAAAAAGCGGCGCGGCACCGGCGAGACCGCAACCGCCGAATGGTACAAGGAGCTGAAGCCGACCCTGCTCAAGATCGGCGCCGTCACGCTGGCGCCGTCGACTGAAGCCGGCAAGAGCTCCGGCCTCACCTTTCACTACCCACCCTATGCCGTCGGTCCCTATGCCGAGGGCCAGTACGTGATCTTCGTGCCGTGGGAGGCGCTGAAGCCTTATCTTACACCGGAAGGCACAAGGATTTTTACAGGCGCCCGGCCGAAGGGCGATGCGGACGAACCGCAGTAA